The following are from one region of the Haliaeetus albicilla chromosome 24, bHalAlb1.1, whole genome shotgun sequence genome:
- the PTPDC1 gene encoding protein tyrosine phosphatase domain-containing protein 1 isoform X2, whose protein sequence is MKGSTITRSFCRVTGTAMAAGVLLQNELPYSSLLESSLYLANMSSGSSRRPTAKYTKVGERLRHVIPGHMQCSMACGGRACKYENPARWSEQEQAIKGLYSSWITDNILAMARPSTELIEKYNIIEQFERCGIKTIINLQRPGEHASCGNPLEQESGFTYLPEAFMEAGIYFYNFGWKDYGVASLTTILDMVKVMAFALQEGRVAVHCHAGLGRTGVLIACYLVFATRMSADQAILFVRAKRPNSIQTRGQLLCIREFTQFLVPLRNVFACCEPKAHTVTLSQYLTRQRHLLHGYESRHLKHVPKLIHLVCKLLLDLAENRQVIEAELLDIPDLSAEIEKTVSQLVSTQLDRELARQDSDTSDSSHTQSSTFETQDSLFSLGHECDPLWKRRNVECLQPLTHLRRRLSYSESDLRRTEFLLDQGETAWTVPAQILLCNKLKQNSGEECSATGEQKTQLDLNKEALVRNTCMFWSQGKFNLDGRKDGSSLYHRRLSTKEVQRSRTFSSGLASIHNTREPGTPRHNFTNEIGHRKDHKTNMYSRRVYVSEDSDSSSSSKVNFSIGYESQGSKDVSETIPHIVLQSELSLEARRVLAAKALADINEFLGEDEVKQKVEMWQKELNSRDGAWDKICTERDPFILCSLMWSWIEQLKEPIVSKGDIDMLAKNCTESQDALYLLRKEQCQTILCILHCVVNLQMLPADVEEALLARAIKAFTKTSFDSENGPYVYNTLKKVFKQTLEEKRKNLKEGTENPS, encoded by the exons ATGAAGGGGTCAACAATCACTCGTTCTTTTTGCAGGGTAACAG GTACTGCAATGGCTGCAGGAGTTTTGCTGCAAAATGAACTACCGTATTCTTCGTTGCTAGAGAGCAGTCTATATCTTGCAAATATGAGTTCAG GAAGTTCAAGGCGTCCGACAGCAAAATACACTAAAGTAGGGGAGCGCCTTCGCCATGTCATTCCTGGTCACATGCAGTGCTCAATGGCATGTGGTGGACGTGCTTGCAAGTATGAAAACCCGGCTCGATGGAGTGAGCAGGAGCAAGCCATTAAAGGGCTCTACTCCTCTTG GATAACAGATAACATACTGGCTATGGCTCGACCCTCAACAGAATTAATTGAAAAGTACAACATTATTGAACAGTTTGAAAG ATGTGGCATAAAAACCATAATTAACCTTCAGCGTCCTGGGGAGCATGCAAGCTGTGGAAATCCACTGGAACAAGAAAGCGGCTTCACCTACCTTCCTGAAGCTTTTATGGAGGCTGGAA tttatttttataattttggaTGGAAGGATTATGGAGTGGCATCTCTCACTACTATACTTGATATGGTAAAAGTCATGGCTTTCGCCTTGCAGGAAGGGAGGGTAGCTGTTCACTGTCACGCAGGACTTGGTCGGACAG GTGTACTAATAGCTTGCTACTTAGTTTTTGCAACAAGAATGAGTGCTGATCAAGCAATTCTTTTTGTCAGAGCAAAAAGGCCCAATTCTATTCAGACTAGAGGGCAGTTGTTATGCATCAGAGAATTCACTCAGTTTTTGGTTCCTCTGAGAAATGTATTTGCATGCTGTGAGCCCAAGGCACACACAGTGACACTGTCCCAGTACCTGACCCGTCAGAGACATCTGCTCCATGGTTATGAGAGTAGGCATCTCAAACACGTGCCAAAACTTATTCATCTAGTTTGTAAATTGTTGCTAGACTTGGCTGAAAACAGACAAGTGATAGAGGCAGAATTGTTAGATATACCAGATCTCTCAGCTGAAATTGAAAAGACTGTTTCTCAGTTGGTGTCCACACAGCTAGATAGAGAACTTGCAAGGCAGGACAGTGATACGTCAGACTCCTCCCATACCCAGTCGTCCACTTTCGAGACCCAGGattctcttttctccctgggACATGAATGTGATCCTCTTTGGAAGAGAAGGAATGTGGAATGCCTTCAGCCTCTTACTCATCTGAGAAGGCGTCTAAGCTATAGTGAGTCAGATTTAAGGAGAACTGAGTTTCTTTTAGACCAAGGAGAAACTGCGTGGACAGTACCTGCTCAGATATTACTGTGCAACAAACTTAAGCAGAACAGTGGTGAGGAGTGTTCTGCCACAGGTGAACAAAAAACACAGTTGGATTTAAACAAAGAAGCATTAGTGCGTAATACATGCATGTTCTGGAGTCAAGGTAAATTTAATTTGGATGGACGAAAAGATGGATCCTCACTTTATCACAGAAGGCTCTCTACCAAAGAAGTACAACGCAGCAGAACCTTTTCTTCAGGTCTAGCATCTATCCATAATACCAGGGAACCTGGAACACCAAGGCATAATTTTACCAATGAGATTGGTCATAGGAAAGACCACAAGACTAATATGTATAGCAGAAGAGTCTATGTCTCTGAGGACTCtgattcttcttcttcttctaaaGTGAACTTTTCCATTGGATATGAAAGCCAAGGTAGCAAAGATGTGTCAGAGACAATTCCACACATTGTTCTGCAGTCAGAATTAAGTTTGGAAGCCCGAAGAGTTTTGGCAGCAAAAGCACTTGCAGATATAAATGAATTTCTGGGAGAGGATGAAGTGAAGCAGAAGGTAGAAATGTGGCAG aaagaaCTGAATTCTCGAGATGGAGCTTGGGATAAAATCTGTACCGAGAGAGATCCTTTTATCCTCTGTAGCTTGATGTGGTCCTGGATAGAGCAGCTGAAAGAACCTATTGTATCCAAAGGTGATATTGACATGCTGGCAAAAAATTgcacagaatcacaggatgCACTTTACTTACTGAGAAAG GAACAGTGTCAGACTATCCTTTGTATTTTACACTGCGTGGTGAACTTGCAAATGCTACCAGCTGATGTGGAGGAGGCCTTACTTGCTCGTGCTATTAAAGCTTTCACTAAG ACAAGCTTCGATTCTGAAAATGGACCATATGTTTACAATACcttgaaaaaagtatttaaacaaacactggaagaaaaaagaaaaaatcttaaGGAAGGAACAGAGAATCCCTCTTGA
- the PTPDC1 gene encoding protein tyrosine phosphatase domain-containing protein 1 isoform X3: MAAGVLLQNELPYSSLLESSLYLANMSSGSSRRPTAKYTKVGERLRHVIPGHMQCSMACGGRACKYENPARWSEQEQAIKGLYSSWITDNILAMARPSTELIEKYNIIEQFERCGIKTIINLQRPGEHASCGNPLEQESGFTYLPEAFMEAGIYFYNFGWKDYGVASLTTILDMVKVMAFALQEGRVAVHCHAGLGRTGVLIACYLVFATRMSADQAILFVRAKRPNSIQTRGQLLCIREFTQFLVPLRNVFACCEPKAHTVTLSQYLTRQRHLLHGYESRHLKHVPKLIHLVCKLLLDLAENRQVIEAELLDIPDLSAEIEKTVSQLVSTQLDRELARQDSDTSDSSHTQSSTFETQDSLFSLGHECDPLWKRRNVECLQPLTHLRRRLSYSESDLRRTEFLLDQGETAWTVPAQILLCNKLKQNSGEECSATGEQKTQLDLNKEALVRNTCMFWSQGKFNLDGRKDGSSLYHRRLSTKEVQRSRTFSSGLASIHNTREPGTPRHNFTNEIGHRKDHKTNMYSRRVYVSEDSDSSSSSKVNFSIGYESQGSKDVSETIPHIVLQSELSLEARRVLAAKALADINEFLGEDEVKQKVEMWQKELNSRDGAWDKICTERDPFILCSLMWSWIEQLKEPIVSKGDIDMLAKNCTESQDALYLLRKEQCQTILCILHCVVNLQMLPADVEEALLARAIKAFTKTSFDSENGPYVYNTLKKVFKQTLEEKRKNLKEGTENPS, encoded by the exons ATGGCTGCAGGAGTTTTGCTGCAAAATGAACTACCGTATTCTTCGTTGCTAGAGAGCAGTCTATATCTTGCAAATATGAGTTCAG GAAGTTCAAGGCGTCCGACAGCAAAATACACTAAAGTAGGGGAGCGCCTTCGCCATGTCATTCCTGGTCACATGCAGTGCTCAATGGCATGTGGTGGACGTGCTTGCAAGTATGAAAACCCGGCTCGATGGAGTGAGCAGGAGCAAGCCATTAAAGGGCTCTACTCCTCTTG GATAACAGATAACATACTGGCTATGGCTCGACCCTCAACAGAATTAATTGAAAAGTACAACATTATTGAACAGTTTGAAAG ATGTGGCATAAAAACCATAATTAACCTTCAGCGTCCTGGGGAGCATGCAAGCTGTGGAAATCCACTGGAACAAGAAAGCGGCTTCACCTACCTTCCTGAAGCTTTTATGGAGGCTGGAA tttatttttataattttggaTGGAAGGATTATGGAGTGGCATCTCTCACTACTATACTTGATATGGTAAAAGTCATGGCTTTCGCCTTGCAGGAAGGGAGGGTAGCTGTTCACTGTCACGCAGGACTTGGTCGGACAG GTGTACTAATAGCTTGCTACTTAGTTTTTGCAACAAGAATGAGTGCTGATCAAGCAATTCTTTTTGTCAGAGCAAAAAGGCCCAATTCTATTCAGACTAGAGGGCAGTTGTTATGCATCAGAGAATTCACTCAGTTTTTGGTTCCTCTGAGAAATGTATTTGCATGCTGTGAGCCCAAGGCACACACAGTGACACTGTCCCAGTACCTGACCCGTCAGAGACATCTGCTCCATGGTTATGAGAGTAGGCATCTCAAACACGTGCCAAAACTTATTCATCTAGTTTGTAAATTGTTGCTAGACTTGGCTGAAAACAGACAAGTGATAGAGGCAGAATTGTTAGATATACCAGATCTCTCAGCTGAAATTGAAAAGACTGTTTCTCAGTTGGTGTCCACACAGCTAGATAGAGAACTTGCAAGGCAGGACAGTGATACGTCAGACTCCTCCCATACCCAGTCGTCCACTTTCGAGACCCAGGattctcttttctccctgggACATGAATGTGATCCTCTTTGGAAGAGAAGGAATGTGGAATGCCTTCAGCCTCTTACTCATCTGAGAAGGCGTCTAAGCTATAGTGAGTCAGATTTAAGGAGAACTGAGTTTCTTTTAGACCAAGGAGAAACTGCGTGGACAGTACCTGCTCAGATATTACTGTGCAACAAACTTAAGCAGAACAGTGGTGAGGAGTGTTCTGCCACAGGTGAACAAAAAACACAGTTGGATTTAAACAAAGAAGCATTAGTGCGTAATACATGCATGTTCTGGAGTCAAGGTAAATTTAATTTGGATGGACGAAAAGATGGATCCTCACTTTATCACAGAAGGCTCTCTACCAAAGAAGTACAACGCAGCAGAACCTTTTCTTCAGGTCTAGCATCTATCCATAATACCAGGGAACCTGGAACACCAAGGCATAATTTTACCAATGAGATTGGTCATAGGAAAGACCACAAGACTAATATGTATAGCAGAAGAGTCTATGTCTCTGAGGACTCtgattcttcttcttcttctaaaGTGAACTTTTCCATTGGATATGAAAGCCAAGGTAGCAAAGATGTGTCAGAGACAATTCCACACATTGTTCTGCAGTCAGAATTAAGTTTGGAAGCCCGAAGAGTTTTGGCAGCAAAAGCACTTGCAGATATAAATGAATTTCTGGGAGAGGATGAAGTGAAGCAGAAGGTAGAAATGTGGCAG aaagaaCTGAATTCTCGAGATGGAGCTTGGGATAAAATCTGTACCGAGAGAGATCCTTTTATCCTCTGTAGCTTGATGTGGTCCTGGATAGAGCAGCTGAAAGAACCTATTGTATCCAAAGGTGATATTGACATGCTGGCAAAAAATTgcacagaatcacaggatgCACTTTACTTACTGAGAAAG GAACAGTGTCAGACTATCCTTTGTATTTTACACTGCGTGGTGAACTTGCAAATGCTACCAGCTGATGTGGAGGAGGCCTTACTTGCTCGTGCTATTAAAGCTTTCACTAAG ACAAGCTTCGATTCTGAAAATGGACCATATGTTTACAATACcttgaaaaaagtatttaaacaaacactggaagaaaaaagaaaaaatcttaaGGAAGGAACAGAGAATCCCTCTTGA
- the PTPDC1 gene encoding protein tyrosine phosphatase domain-containing protein 1 isoform X1 has protein sequence MQGSPRRRSAVSIFSNFFQGRRHSSSDPLLRIIQRRRSSVVEVLSSSTHRVMVAISSLSPEELDATFPEKKRSSRRPTAKYTKVGERLRHVIPGHMQCSMACGGRACKYENPARWSEQEQAIKGLYSSWITDNILAMARPSTELIEKYNIIEQFERCGIKTIINLQRPGEHASCGNPLEQESGFTYLPEAFMEAGIYFYNFGWKDYGVASLTTILDMVKVMAFALQEGRVAVHCHAGLGRTGVLIACYLVFATRMSADQAILFVRAKRPNSIQTRGQLLCIREFTQFLVPLRNVFACCEPKAHTVTLSQYLTRQRHLLHGYESRHLKHVPKLIHLVCKLLLDLAENRQVIEAELLDIPDLSAEIEKTVSQLVSTQLDRELARQDSDTSDSSHTQSSTFETQDSLFSLGHECDPLWKRRNVECLQPLTHLRRRLSYSESDLRRTEFLLDQGETAWTVPAQILLCNKLKQNSGEECSATGEQKTQLDLNKEALVRNTCMFWSQGKFNLDGRKDGSSLYHRRLSTKEVQRSRTFSSGLASIHNTREPGTPRHNFTNEIGHRKDHKTNMYSRRVYVSEDSDSSSSSKVNFSIGYESQGSKDVSETIPHIVLQSELSLEARRVLAAKALADINEFLGEDEVKQKVEMWQKELNSRDGAWDKICTERDPFILCSLMWSWIEQLKEPIVSKGDIDMLAKNCTESQDALYLLRKEQCQTILCILHCVVNLQMLPADVEEALLARAIKAFTKTSFDSENGPYVYNTLKKVFKQTLEEKRKNLKEGTENPS, from the exons ATGCAGGGTTCACCCCGAAGGCGTTCAGCAGTGAGTATTTTTAGCAACTTTTTCCAGGGTCGGAGGCATTCTTCCTCCGATCCCCTTCTTCGCATAATCCAGAGGCGCCGGAGCTCAGTTGTAGAGGTACTCTCTTCATCGACGCACCGGGTTATGGTGGCGATATCATCTCTGAGCCCTGAGGAGCTGGATGCaacttttcctgaaaaaaaaa GAAGTTCAAGGCGTCCGACAGCAAAATACACTAAAGTAGGGGAGCGCCTTCGCCATGTCATTCCTGGTCACATGCAGTGCTCAATGGCATGTGGTGGACGTGCTTGCAAGTATGAAAACCCGGCTCGATGGAGTGAGCAGGAGCAAGCCATTAAAGGGCTCTACTCCTCTTG GATAACAGATAACATACTGGCTATGGCTCGACCCTCAACAGAATTAATTGAAAAGTACAACATTATTGAACAGTTTGAAAG ATGTGGCATAAAAACCATAATTAACCTTCAGCGTCCTGGGGAGCATGCAAGCTGTGGAAATCCACTGGAACAAGAAAGCGGCTTCACCTACCTTCCTGAAGCTTTTATGGAGGCTGGAA tttatttttataattttggaTGGAAGGATTATGGAGTGGCATCTCTCACTACTATACTTGATATGGTAAAAGTCATGGCTTTCGCCTTGCAGGAAGGGAGGGTAGCTGTTCACTGTCACGCAGGACTTGGTCGGACAG GTGTACTAATAGCTTGCTACTTAGTTTTTGCAACAAGAATGAGTGCTGATCAAGCAATTCTTTTTGTCAGAGCAAAAAGGCCCAATTCTATTCAGACTAGAGGGCAGTTGTTATGCATCAGAGAATTCACTCAGTTTTTGGTTCCTCTGAGAAATGTATTTGCATGCTGTGAGCCCAAGGCACACACAGTGACACTGTCCCAGTACCTGACCCGTCAGAGACATCTGCTCCATGGTTATGAGAGTAGGCATCTCAAACACGTGCCAAAACTTATTCATCTAGTTTGTAAATTGTTGCTAGACTTGGCTGAAAACAGACAAGTGATAGAGGCAGAATTGTTAGATATACCAGATCTCTCAGCTGAAATTGAAAAGACTGTTTCTCAGTTGGTGTCCACACAGCTAGATAGAGAACTTGCAAGGCAGGACAGTGATACGTCAGACTCCTCCCATACCCAGTCGTCCACTTTCGAGACCCAGGattctcttttctccctgggACATGAATGTGATCCTCTTTGGAAGAGAAGGAATGTGGAATGCCTTCAGCCTCTTACTCATCTGAGAAGGCGTCTAAGCTATAGTGAGTCAGATTTAAGGAGAACTGAGTTTCTTTTAGACCAAGGAGAAACTGCGTGGACAGTACCTGCTCAGATATTACTGTGCAACAAACTTAAGCAGAACAGTGGTGAGGAGTGTTCTGCCACAGGTGAACAAAAAACACAGTTGGATTTAAACAAAGAAGCATTAGTGCGTAATACATGCATGTTCTGGAGTCAAGGTAAATTTAATTTGGATGGACGAAAAGATGGATCCTCACTTTATCACAGAAGGCTCTCTACCAAAGAAGTACAACGCAGCAGAACCTTTTCTTCAGGTCTAGCATCTATCCATAATACCAGGGAACCTGGAACACCAAGGCATAATTTTACCAATGAGATTGGTCATAGGAAAGACCACAAGACTAATATGTATAGCAGAAGAGTCTATGTCTCTGAGGACTCtgattcttcttcttcttctaaaGTGAACTTTTCCATTGGATATGAAAGCCAAGGTAGCAAAGATGTGTCAGAGACAATTCCACACATTGTTCTGCAGTCAGAATTAAGTTTGGAAGCCCGAAGAGTTTTGGCAGCAAAAGCACTTGCAGATATAAATGAATTTCTGGGAGAGGATGAAGTGAAGCAGAAGGTAGAAATGTGGCAG aaagaaCTGAATTCTCGAGATGGAGCTTGGGATAAAATCTGTACCGAGAGAGATCCTTTTATCCTCTGTAGCTTGATGTGGTCCTGGATAGAGCAGCTGAAAGAACCTATTGTATCCAAAGGTGATATTGACATGCTGGCAAAAAATTgcacagaatcacaggatgCACTTTACTTACTGAGAAAG GAACAGTGTCAGACTATCCTTTGTATTTTACACTGCGTGGTGAACTTGCAAATGCTACCAGCTGATGTGGAGGAGGCCTTACTTGCTCGTGCTATTAAAGCTTTCACTAAG ACAAGCTTCGATTCTGAAAATGGACCATATGTTTACAATACcttgaaaaaagtatttaaacaaacactggaagaaaaaagaaaaaatcttaaGGAAGGAACAGAGAATCCCTCTTGA
- the PTPDC1 gene encoding protein tyrosine phosphatase domain-containing protein 1 isoform X4, whose amino-acid sequence MQGSPRRRSAVSIFSNFFQGRRHSSSDPLLRIIQRRRSSVVEVLSSSTHRVMVAISSLSPEELDATFPEKKRSSRRPTAKYTKVGERLRHVIPGHMQCSMACGGRACKYENPARWSEQEQAIKGLYSSWITDNILAMARPSTELIEKYNIIEQFERCGIKTIINLQRPGEHASCGNPLEQESGFTYLPEAFMEAGIYFYNFGWKDYGVASLTTILDMVKVMAFALQEGRVAVHCHAGLGRTGVLIACYLVFATRMSADQAILFVRAKRPNSIQTRGQLLCIREFTQFLVPLRNVFACCEPKAHTVTLSQYLTRQRHLLHGYESRHLKHVPKLIHLVCKLLLDLAENRQVIEAELLDIPDLSAEIEKTVSQLVSTQLDRELARQDSDTSDSSHTQSSTFETQDSLFSLGHECDPLWKRRNVECLQPLTHLRRRLSYSESDLRRTEFLLDQGETAWTVPAQILLCNKLKQNSGEECSATGEQKTQLDLNKEALVRNTCMFWSQGKFNLDGRKDGSSLYHRRLSTKEVQRSRTFSSGLASIHNTREPGTPRHNFTNEIGHRKDHKTNMYSRRVYVSEDSDSSSSSKVNFSIGYESQGSKDVSETIPHIVLQSELSLEARRVLAAKALADINEFLGEDEVKQKVEMWQN is encoded by the exons ATGCAGGGTTCACCCCGAAGGCGTTCAGCAGTGAGTATTTTTAGCAACTTTTTCCAGGGTCGGAGGCATTCTTCCTCCGATCCCCTTCTTCGCATAATCCAGAGGCGCCGGAGCTCAGTTGTAGAGGTACTCTCTTCATCGACGCACCGGGTTATGGTGGCGATATCATCTCTGAGCCCTGAGGAGCTGGATGCaacttttcctgaaaaaaaaa GAAGTTCAAGGCGTCCGACAGCAAAATACACTAAAGTAGGGGAGCGCCTTCGCCATGTCATTCCTGGTCACATGCAGTGCTCAATGGCATGTGGTGGACGTGCTTGCAAGTATGAAAACCCGGCTCGATGGAGTGAGCAGGAGCAAGCCATTAAAGGGCTCTACTCCTCTTG GATAACAGATAACATACTGGCTATGGCTCGACCCTCAACAGAATTAATTGAAAAGTACAACATTATTGAACAGTTTGAAAG ATGTGGCATAAAAACCATAATTAACCTTCAGCGTCCTGGGGAGCATGCAAGCTGTGGAAATCCACTGGAACAAGAAAGCGGCTTCACCTACCTTCCTGAAGCTTTTATGGAGGCTGGAA tttatttttataattttggaTGGAAGGATTATGGAGTGGCATCTCTCACTACTATACTTGATATGGTAAAAGTCATGGCTTTCGCCTTGCAGGAAGGGAGGGTAGCTGTTCACTGTCACGCAGGACTTGGTCGGACAG GTGTACTAATAGCTTGCTACTTAGTTTTTGCAACAAGAATGAGTGCTGATCAAGCAATTCTTTTTGTCAGAGCAAAAAGGCCCAATTCTATTCAGACTAGAGGGCAGTTGTTATGCATCAGAGAATTCACTCAGTTTTTGGTTCCTCTGAGAAATGTATTTGCATGCTGTGAGCCCAAGGCACACACAGTGACACTGTCCCAGTACCTGACCCGTCAGAGACATCTGCTCCATGGTTATGAGAGTAGGCATCTCAAACACGTGCCAAAACTTATTCATCTAGTTTGTAAATTGTTGCTAGACTTGGCTGAAAACAGACAAGTGATAGAGGCAGAATTGTTAGATATACCAGATCTCTCAGCTGAAATTGAAAAGACTGTTTCTCAGTTGGTGTCCACACAGCTAGATAGAGAACTTGCAAGGCAGGACAGTGATACGTCAGACTCCTCCCATACCCAGTCGTCCACTTTCGAGACCCAGGattctcttttctccctgggACATGAATGTGATCCTCTTTGGAAGAGAAGGAATGTGGAATGCCTTCAGCCTCTTACTCATCTGAGAAGGCGTCTAAGCTATAGTGAGTCAGATTTAAGGAGAACTGAGTTTCTTTTAGACCAAGGAGAAACTGCGTGGACAGTACCTGCTCAGATATTACTGTGCAACAAACTTAAGCAGAACAGTGGTGAGGAGTGTTCTGCCACAGGTGAACAAAAAACACAGTTGGATTTAAACAAAGAAGCATTAGTGCGTAATACATGCATGTTCTGGAGTCAAGGTAAATTTAATTTGGATGGACGAAAAGATGGATCCTCACTTTATCACAGAAGGCTCTCTACCAAAGAAGTACAACGCAGCAGAACCTTTTCTTCAGGTCTAGCATCTATCCATAATACCAGGGAACCTGGAACACCAAGGCATAATTTTACCAATGAGATTGGTCATAGGAAAGACCACAAGACTAATATGTATAGCAGAAGAGTCTATGTCTCTGAGGACTCtgattcttcttcttcttctaaaGTGAACTTTTCCATTGGATATGAAAGCCAAGGTAGCAAAGATGTGTCAGAGACAATTCCACACATTGTTCTGCAGTCAGAATTAAGTTTGGAAGCCCGAAGAGTTTTGGCAGCAAAAGCACTTGCAGATATAAATGAATTTCTGGGAGAGGATGAAGTGAAGCAGAAGGTAGAAATGTGGCAG aaCTGA